Part of the Novosphingobium sp. KA1 genome is shown below.
AGCAGGAAGACACCGCCAGCCTGGACACGATCGAGGTGATCGTGCGCGGGCGCCATTCGGAAATCGACATGGGCGATGCCGAGGATGGCGAAGCGGGCGAATTCAAGGTCGTGACCGAGGTCGCTTACTACAAGCTGATCTGGAACGGCCGGACCGAAATCGAGATCGACCCGCTCAACATGATCTTCGTCGTCGACGGCGTGGACCTCATGGCCGCGCGCCGCGCCGCCATCGGCCTGTTCTGATCCCTCAGGCCCGGCCATGCGCCGGGCCGCCCTTTCCCTTCCCTTGACCACCGGAGATTCCAATGACCAAGACCAACCCCGCTCCCGCGCCGGCCGCGCCCGTGTTCCGCACCGTCACCCTCGACACGCCGATCGTGCGCCCCACGGGTGACGTTGCCACCATCCAGCTGCGCAAGCCCCGCTCGGGCGAACTGCGCAGCCTCTCGCTGGTCGATCTCGGGCAGTTGAAGGTGGACGCCCTTATCAAGCTGATCCCGCGCATTTCCGTGCCCACCCTTTCCGAGCCCGAAGTGGCAAACATGGAAACGGCGGACCTGCTCGCCTGCGGCGCGGAGATCGGCGGTTTTTTGCTGCAGAAGTCGCAGCGCACGGATGTCCTCGATCGGTAGACGACGCGATGGCGGACATCGCGGTCATCTTCCACTGGCCGCCCGCCTCCATGGACGAAATGGACCTGTCCGAACTCATGGGCTGGCGCGCCAGGGCCGCCCGCCGATCCCAACCTGCTGAGACACCCGGAAAGCGATAATGGCGGACAAGAACCTTCGACTGCAGGTCATCCTTGAGGGGCTGGACCGTATCACCACGCCCCTCAAGTCCATCACCGGCGCGTCGTCCGCCGCGCGCCGGGATCTTGCCAGGACGGGCGAGGAACTGCAGCGGCTCGATGCCCTGCAAAAGCAGGTCGGCAGCTACAAGGCCAAGGAATCGCGCTTCGGCGACGATACCCGCGCCTATCAGCAGGCAACCCAGCGCATGGCCGAACTGCGCACCCAGCTGCAGGCGACCGAAAACCCGACGAAGAAGCTGAGCAAGGAATTTGCGCAGGCCGAACGGCAGGCCGCAGCGCTGGCCGCCAAGCTGGATGCCGGCGGCGCCGAACTGCAGCAGCTGGCCTCGAAACTCTCGGCCGCCGGCATCGACGTCGCCCAGCTGGCCAGCCATGAAAACCGCCTTGCCGACAACACGGCCGAGGCGAACCGCGCACTGCGCCAGCAGACCGCGCAGCTGGACAAGGTCAATCAGGCCAAGCGCAATTCGGACAAGCTGAACGAGGTCAGTTCGAAGGCCTCGGGCGCGGGCCTCGGCATGGTCGCCGCCGGCGCCGCGATGGGCGCGCCCGTGGTCAACGCCGCCAAGCAGGCCATGAACCTCGAAAGCGCCATGGCGGACGTCTCCAAGGTCACCAACATGACCGGGCCGCAGATTGCCCAGATGTCTGACGACTTCCTCGACATGAGCGAGAAGATCCCGATGGCGGCCAGCGAACTGGCTACCATTGCCGCTGCCGCCGGCGCTGCCGGTGTTGGCATGGACAAGTTCGGCAACGCCCTGCCAGACCAGCGCAAGCAGCTGGAAGAGTTCACCAACGACGCGGCCGAAATGGGCGTGGCCTTCGACATGACGGCCGACGTCGCCGGCGAGACAATGGCGAAGTGGCGCACCGCCTTCGAACTGCCGCAGGAAGGCGTCCGCTCGCTGGGCGACAAGGTCAACGCGCTCACCAACACCTTTGGCGGCAAGGCGGCCAACGTCACCGATATCATCACCCGCATCGGCCCGCTGGGCAAAGTGGCCGGCCTTGCCGCGCCGCAGATCGCCGCGCTGGGCTCGACGCTCGATTCCATCGGCGTGCCCAGCGAGGTTGCCGCCACCGGCATCAAGAACACGATGCTGGCGCTGACCAAGGGCGAAGCCGCGACCAAGAGCCAGCAGAAGGCCTTCCAGACGCTGGGCCTTGAGGCGACCGACGTCGGCAAGCGCATGCAGAAGGATGCCGCCGGCGCGATTGTCGATGTGATGGAACGGATCGGCAAGCTGAACCCCGATCAGCAGTCCGGGATCCTCACCCAGCTATTCGGCTCGGAAAGCGTTGCGGCCATCGCCCCGATGCTCACCAACCTTGATGGCCTGCGCCAGCGTCTCGCGCTGGTCGGCGATGCCGACAAGACCGCCGGCTCCATGCATGGCGAGTTCCTCAACCGTATCGCCACCACCGAGGGCGCGACCGGGCTGGCCATGAACGCCGTCAATGGACTGAACATCAAGCTGGGGCAGGCCCTGCTGCCGACCGTGAAGGTCGTTGCCGAGAAGGTGGGCGCAGTCGCGAAAGCGGTACGTGGCTGGGCGCAGACGCACCCCGCCCTGGCCAAGGGCATCATGATGTTTCTCGGCGTCGGTTCAGCGCTGCTGATCCTGCTCGGCGGTATCGCCCTGGCTTTTGCCGCGCTGACCGCTGCCGCTGCCCCGCTTGGCATTGCGCTCACCCCGCTGCTGCTGATCGTCGCGGCCATCGCGGCAGTCGCCGCTGCCGCGTATCTGATTTACGATAATTGGGGGACGATCAGCGCATGGTTCGGCGGCCTGTGGGAAAGCATCAAGGCCATGGTCAGCGGAGCCTTTTCCTTCCTGGTGCAGGCCTTCCTCAACTTCACCCCGCTCGGCTTGCTCATGCAGGCCTTTGCCCCGGCCCTCGGCTACCTGCGCTCGCTCAATTTCACCGAGATCGGCCGCAACCTGATCCAGGGCCTGATCAACGGCGTCACCGGCATGCTGGGGGCGCTCAAGAACACGATCATCAGCACGGCAAGCGCGGTGTCGGACTGGTTCAAATCGAAGCTGGGCATTCACTCACCCTCCCGCGTGTTCGCGGATCTGGGCGGCTTTGTCATGGCCGGGCTCGATCAGGGCCTTGCCAACAACACCGGCGGGCCGCTGCGGCGCATCTCCGACCTGTCGGGCCAGATGACGCAGGCCCTTGCCGTCGGCGCCGGCGGCGTTGCCCTCGCAGCGGCCAGCCCCGCCGCCGCTCAAGGCGCTGGGTCCGGCGGCGCCATGCCCGCGCAGGTCAACCACTACACCATCAAGATCGAAGTCACCGGCGGCACGCCTGCGCAGGATATTACCGATCAAATCCGCAGGGTGATCGAGGATATCGAGCGCGAGAACCGCGGGCGCAGCCTCGGCGACGACGAATAAGGATCCCAGCCATGCACCTGATCGCTCTCGGCATGTTCCTGTTCGAAATCGGCACGCTCGCCCACGACGAACTCCAGCGCAAGACGGACTGGCGCCACGCCCGCGCCGGCCGCATCGGTGCGCGCGATGCCACGCAGTTCATCGGCCCCGGAGACGAAACCGTCAGCATGTCCGGATCGGTCTATGCGGAGATCGCGGACGGCCGGGTTTCTCTCGATGACCTGCGCACCATGGGCAACGCCGGCGACGCGCTGCCACTGGTCAGCGGCAACGGCACCGTCTTCGGCAACTACGTCATCACCGCGCTGGACGAGCGCCACGCCGCCTTCCTGCCCGATGGCACGCCGCTGCGCATCGACTTCGCGATCGACCTCCTGCGCGTGGACGATCCGGCCGATGCCAGGGACACGGATGCCCCGGCATGAGCGCGGCGGCCAACAACATCGCCGACTGGCGCGTGACGCTGGACGGCGTGGACCTGTCCGACCGGATGCGCCCGCGCCTTGTCTCGCTCTCCCTCTCCGAAAAGCGCGGGGACGAGGCCGACCAGCTGGACATCGTGCTGACCGACACGGACGGCCTGCTGGCCATCCCGCCCGAGGGCGCCGTGCTGAAACTCCAGCTGGGCTGGAAACAGGGCAAGGACGTCACCGTGGGCCTGATCGACAAGGGCAGCTTCAAGGTGGACGATGTCGGCCACAGCGGCCCGCCGGACCAGATCACGATCAAGGCCCGCGCGGCCGACTTCACCAGCGAGATCCGCAACCGCCGCGCGCATAGCTGGAAGGATACCACGCTGGGCGCCGTGCTGCGGGATGTAGCAGGGCGCAACGGCCTCACCGCGCGGATTGCGCCGGCGCTCGCCGCGATCGCGCTGCCCTCGATCAGCCAGAGCCGGGAAAGCGACGTCGCCTTCCTGCGCCGCCTCGGCCGTGAGAATGACGCGGTAGCCACGATCAAGGACAAGCACCTGATCTTCGCCCCTAAGGGCGCCGGCCAGACCAGCGGCGGGCAGGCCCTGCCCACGCTCACCATCACCCGCCGCAGCGGCGACGGCCACCGTTGGCAGCGCCAGAAGCGAGACGGTCAGCAGGGCGTCACCGCGCAGTGGCACGATCGCAAGGGGGCGAAGCGCAAGACGGTCACCGCCGGCACCGCAGACGGCGCGAAGAAGCTGCGCAAGGTCTACCCCGACGAAGCATCAGCCCGCCGCGCCGCGACGGCCGAGAACGCCCGCCTGAAACGTGCCCCGGCCACCTTCGACATCCGCCTGGCGCTCGGCCGCCCCGAAGCCTCCCCCGAAGCCCGCGTCACCGTCACCGGATACAAGCGGGAGATCGACGGGACGACCTGGCTGATTTCTGAGGTGACGCACCGGATGGATACATCCGGCGGCTTCACCACGGATTTGCGGATGGAGATGGCGCCCTAAGCATTCATTCCTGAGATTTGGTCAGAGATGCAAATGATGATGGGAGTCGATTTTGACACCGAGCTTATCGAGCAACGTGTGGCCCGAAGCCGTCATATTTTTTGTGGGTCGACTATCCGCCAAGTCTAAGCGAGCGTACGACCAAGTCCCCGCATTAGCTCGGAGTTCTTGCGGGAGGCCTCGGCAACACGTTGGCTGTGTTCGTCTGCCTTGGTGTAAGGCTTATCTCCGTCATACCTTAAAAAGGCAGTAACCGGACTGAAGGAACTTTCGCACACAGGGCATTGACCCACATAGTGATGAATTTTTTGCTTCAGCTGAACAATGCGGCCACTCGTTGGCTGGCATTTAGGGCAGATAGGATAACCTATTGGTCGACCTTCGTCATCAGTCTTGTAGTCGTAGTCTCCAGGCCCTTTCGCCAGCTTGCCATTGTCTTCAAATGCGATCTTCAGCCGCGAAATTTCTCTGTCTTTCCCGGCCATCACTTCTTTGGCCTCTGCCAGTGCGAGCTTCGCATCGGTCAGTGCTTCGATTACTTCCGCGACCTTCGCCCTGTAGGTCGCTTCGTCGTAAGATTTTTCAATTCCGCGAAGGGCTTTGGCAATGCCCAATCCTTGGGTGACAGCGGCAATGCCAGATGCAATGTCCATTTGAGCGCCCTCTATTTAGGCCAAAAACTTCACGATCAAGGCAGTGAGGGCGCCGCATGCTGCGAGCAAACTCGCACTCGTCGTGAAGATGAAGCCCTTAGTCGGCATCTGCTTCGACCGCTCATCGAAGCGTCCAAATTCGACTTTGAGATCGCTAAGCGTAGTCCGAACAGCCTTAACGTCCGTCGATATCTCCGACACGGACTTTTTGACATGCTCCATGTCGCTTTCTAGGCGTGCAACGCGTGCTTCCATACCACCTGATGTGCCACCGCCTCCACCAGAGTTCAATGGGTCTTCCTTGCCAAGCGCCCTATTCAGCGCTTGAGCAACGACAGAATTCAGCAGACTGAGGTCTGGCTCAGCCATCATTGACCTCCCTCGGGCGTTACAGGAGCGACCCGATCAGCCAATCCAGCAAGTCCAGTGGATTTGGCCGCAGCCCTTGCGACTTCAGCCATCAATTTTCGTGCATTGATGAGATTCGCATTCACGGATGGATTAGCTTTGGCAAGCTCTTCCAAAGTATCAATGATAAACGATTGCGCGGCTAACGACGCCATCATGTAACGAAGCAAATCCAAACGGCGAACCGGCGCAAGTAATAACTGAGCATCCGGACCTTCTTCATACCCCGTAAAGGAATCCATGACCCTTAATAAATCAAGAACTTCATTGACGTCCAATTCTTGGCGCACTTCACTTGACATATTTTACCACCCATCATTGATGCCAACAGTGCCCTCGTCTCGAACCGCTTAAGCTCCGACATCATGCGGAGGTTCAACAATTGGCGCTTCAATATCAACAAGTTCCCAGCCCAACCCATCGCGCTTAAACACCAGCGACGGAGCCTTTTCTCCATCAGCAACCTTCGGTTTTGCAATGAACCGATCCAGCCCTCGCCGCTCGATCGCCCACTCGGTTTCCCCGCCCTTTGTCTGATCGGCTACCGGCTTATCCGGATCCTTCATCTTCCCGCTTTGAACCATGACCTTGATGCCGTCCGGTGACACGACACCATCAATCATGGGGTCGATGATGGCGCCTGCGAAGGCCATGCCCATCGCAGCAAAGGGGGTGTCTTTCTCCTTCGCCATTTCAGCGACCATCACCGCGCGCATCTGGCTCTTCAAGGACTCACGAACGGCCGGGAAATCAACACGCTCGCGCAGTTCATCCTTGTCGCCCGCCAGCGCCGCGTCACGCAGGCCTTTCATGGCCATCCCGGGCGACAGCCAGTACCAACCACCGGCCGCGATTGCGATCGCGGCAACGCCCGCGAGGATGACCTTCTTCATCTGAGCCCCCGTTCAGAAATTCGAGACACGGGTAAGACCGCCGCTATGCCGCTGTCCACACGAAACTTTTTTCCAGCAGCGATTGTCACTTTCCTACAAACCTGCGAACGCCCAAATAGAACGTAACAGGAACAAAGGAGTGTCAGGTTGAGTGCGCGTGCCATCCGGGCGACCCCAGGTTGCGAGTTTGATTGTCTGAATTGCTCCGTCAGGTGCGCGACGATGGTCCAGATTCGCGATGATCTGTGGCAGCAGCTGGAGGGGGAGTATCGCCTGCAGGCGACGCACCCGCGCCCGGATCGGGCAGATAGGGTCCGATACCTGCAAAGCCAGATGGAAGCCATCGAGCTAGAATTTCAGCGGTCTCGTCCTTGGTCGACCCATCTGGAACAAGAACCAAGAGA
Proteins encoded:
- a CDS encoding phage tail assembly protein, giving the protein MTKTNPAPAPAAPVFRTVTLDTPIVRPTGDVATIQLRKPRSGELRSLSLVDLGQLKVDALIKLIPRISVPTLSEPEVANMETADLLACGAEIGGFLLQKSQRTDVLDR
- a CDS encoding contractile injection system protein, VgrG/Pvc8 family, which gives rise to MSAAANNIADWRVTLDGVDLSDRMRPRLVSLSLSEKRGDEADQLDIVLTDTDGLLAIPPEGAVLKLQLGWKQGKDVTVGLIDKGSFKVDDVGHSGPPDQITIKARAADFTSEIRNRRAHSWKDTTLGAVLRDVAGRNGLTARIAPALAAIALPSISQSRESDVAFLRRLGRENDAVATIKDKHLIFAPKGAGQTSGGQALPTLTITRRSGDGHRWQRQKRDGQQGVTAQWHDRKGAKRKTVTAGTADGAKKLRKVYPDEASARRAATAENARLKRAPATFDIRLALGRPEASPEARVTVTGYKREIDGTTWLISEVTHRMDTSGGFTTDLRMEMAP
- a CDS encoding DUF2939 domain-containing protein; the protein is MKKVILAGVAAIAIAAGGWYWLSPGMAMKGLRDAALAGDKDELRERVDFPAVRESLKSQMRAVMVAEMAKEKDTPFAAMGMAFAGAIIDPMIDGVVSPDGIKVMVQSGKMKDPDKPVADQTKGGETEWAIERRGLDRFIAKPKVADGEKAPSLVFKRDGLGWELVDIEAPIVEPPHDVGA
- a CDS encoding phage tail protein; this encodes MHLIALGMFLFEIGTLAHDELQRKTDWRHARAGRIGARDATQFIGPGDETVSMSGSVYAEIADGRVSLDDLRTMGNAGDALPLVSGNGTVFGNYVITALDERHAAFLPDGTPLRIDFAIDLLRVDDPADARDTDAPA
- a CDS encoding phage tail tape measure protein: MADKNLRLQVILEGLDRITTPLKSITGASSAARRDLARTGEELQRLDALQKQVGSYKAKESRFGDDTRAYQQATQRMAELRTQLQATENPTKKLSKEFAQAERQAAALAAKLDAGGAELQQLASKLSAAGIDVAQLASHENRLADNTAEANRALRQQTAQLDKVNQAKRNSDKLNEVSSKASGAGLGMVAAGAAMGAPVVNAAKQAMNLESAMADVSKVTNMTGPQIAQMSDDFLDMSEKIPMAASELATIAAAAGAAGVGMDKFGNALPDQRKQLEEFTNDAAEMGVAFDMTADVAGETMAKWRTAFELPQEGVRSLGDKVNALTNTFGGKAANVTDIITRIGPLGKVAGLAAPQIAALGSTLDSIGVPSEVAATGIKNTMLALTKGEAATKSQQKAFQTLGLEATDVGKRMQKDAAGAIVDVMERIGKLNPDQQSGILTQLFGSESVAAIAPMLTNLDGLRQRLALVGDADKTAGSMHGEFLNRIATTEGATGLAMNAVNGLNIKLGQALLPTVKVVAEKVGAVAKAVRGWAQTHPALAKGIMMFLGVGSALLILLGGIALAFAALTAAAAPLGIALTPLLLIVAAIAAVAAAAYLIYDNWGTISAWFGGLWESIKAMVSGAFSFLVQAFLNFTPLGLLMQAFAPALGYLRSLNFTEIGRNLIQGLINGVTGMLGALKNTIISTASAVSDWFKSKLGIHSPSRVFADLGGFVMAGLDQGLANNTGGPLRRISDLSGQMTQALAVGAGGVALAAASPAAAQGAGSGGAMPAQVNHYTIKIEVTGGTPAQDITDQIRRVIEDIERENRGRSLGDDE
- a CDS encoding GpE family phage tail protein; the protein is MADIAVIFHWPPASMDEMDLSELMGWRARAARRSQPAETPGKR